From the genome of Triticum aestivum cultivar Chinese Spring chromosome 3B, IWGSC CS RefSeq v2.1, whole genome shotgun sequence, one region includes:
- the LOC123071366 gene encoding osmotin-like protein, with protein MASPKLLLLLATLLPSCGLLLADFAPMTLTVVNNCAYPIWPGIQGSAGSEVLEGGGFFLPSLSHRSFPAPTHAWSGRIWARTGCTPAGAGQLRCATGDCGGRLQCGGLGGAAPATLAQVSLHHGGDDQSSYGVSVVDGFNVGLSVTPHEGRGNCPVLACRKDLTQSCPGELQVRAAAGGGVAACKSGCLAFGTDELCCRNAYNSPAACRPSKYSDFFKNECPQAFTYAHDSPSLTHQCSAPRELKVIFCH; from the coding sequence ATGGCTTCCCCTAAGCTTCTCCTCCTGCTCGCCACCCTCCTCCCAAGCTGCGGCCTCCTCCTGGCGGACTTCGCCCCGATGACCCTCACCGTGGTGAACAACTGCGCGTACCCGATTTGGCCGGGCATCCAGGGGAGCGCCGGCAGCGAGGTCCTGGAGGGGGGCGGCTTCTTCCTCCCGTCGCTCTCCCACCGCTCCTTCCCGGCGCCCACCCACGCCTGGTCCGGCCGCATCTGGGCGCGCACCGGCTGCACGCCTGCAGGGGCCGGGCAGCTCCGCTGCGCCACGGGCGACTGCGGCGGGCGGCTCCAGTGCGGGGGCCTCGGCGGCGCGGCGCCCGCCACGCTGGCGCAGGTCTCCCTCCACCACGGCGGCGACGACCAGTCGTCGTACGGGGTGAGCGTGGTGGACGGCTTCAACGTGGGACTGTCGGTTACCCCGCACGAGGGCCGCGGCAACTGCCCCGTCCTCGCCTGCCGCAAGGACCTGACGCAGAGCTGCCCCGGCGAGCTGCAGgtgcgcgcggcggcgggcggcggcgtggccgCGTGCAAGAGCGGCTGCCTGGCCTTCGGCACCGACGAGCTGTGCTGCCGCAACGCGTACAACAGCCCGGCCGCCTGCCGCCCCTCCAAGTACTCGGACTTCTTCAAGAACGAGTGCCCGCAGGCCTTCACCTACGCGCATGACAGCCCCTCGCTCACCCACCAGTGCTCCGCGCCGCGCGAGCTCAAGGTCATCTTCTGCCACTAG